The stretch of DNA AACTTGAAGGAATAGTCCTTGTAGGTGGAAAGGTCTTTTGCAAGGGCTGATTCAATCTTCTGTTTGGTTGTTGTGGCAGAAACCTGGACAACGATTCTGTTTGTGATATCAACTAAATCAATACCTGCCGCATTATGATGTGTAACATTAAGGTTTTGAAGCTTCCAACCAAAAAGTAGATTTAGAAAATGCAGATAAAAATTCTCTGAATGCAGATTTAAGTCCAGAATATTCAAGCCCCCTCGCATATTTAGGCGATTAGCAAGGTAGCTGAGATCTGATTCAATGGAGTCGAAATATATTGAACGATTCATAAATACTTTCCACTTTTTAAAACATCATCATTCATGGTTTTGAAAAATAGCTTTCTTCTGCCTAACGGGCGCGAGATGAGAGGAAAAGATGGGGAGAAACTTGTTTCGATTCATCGATATCCGCTCAATTGTGCAGTTCGGGACGATGCAAAGCGCTCGCCTGAATAATATTTATAAAAGACTGTATAAACCGGCTTACAACCCGACAAAAGGGCTTCGTATACTGTGGTATTCTAAGTTCATGATGTTATGCAAATTATTGGTATCAAATAAAAATGTCAAGCAAATATTATGATGATTTGATTACATCTATTTATAAAAAACAACTGCTTTTGACGCACTCTCTCCCTGACACTATTATTAGCATCACAGGAGAAGACCCACGTGTGTATCTATCCTCAATCCGTACGAGCCGGGCCTCAAACAGCGTGCTGACGGGGAGCCCACTGATCGAGGAAACGGTAATGGTCGGGCAGGCAGGCATCCTCGGTCAGTTTCGCGTACTTCCGGAGTTTATCGAGCAGCCGTTTCTCATCGACGGTCATCACGGGATTGAAATACGCGGTCATGCCATCGTACACATCATTGAGCGTCCACATCCCCGCCATGGTGGTGTCGGGCTTGAGGCCGGAATTGATTATATACCTGAGCATGGCCCGGGGAAGGCTCGCCCCGCTTTCCGGCTCCATCTCATTCGCGGCGCGGATGAGGTGCGAGATAAACCATTCGCTCGCGAAGGGCTTCATGGTGATCACGCCGACCCCTTTGTCGCGGAGCTTCCGTGCAACCGGCTCGTAATCGCCGGGGAATTTACCGGTATAGACGATGTTGTGATAAAAATTATAGGGGAAAACGACAAAATCGATGGGATATGTATCGAGAACGGTATCGAGTTCGGGCTTGAAATGAATGGGCATTCCGACCGCGCGGATATAGCCTTTCTCCTTGAGCCGGAAGAGAACCTCCCAGTCGGGCCAGTTGGGCCTGTCAGGAGTGTGGCTGTGCATACGGACAAGGTCTATATGGTCGCGCCTGAAAAGCCGCAGGATATATTCAAGCTCCTCCTCGGCGCCCCGCTTCTCCGTCCGGCCGCCCATGGTCGAGAGCACGACCTTGTTTTTGAAGGGCTCGATGTGTCCGGGCATGGCCTCGTACTGGTTGTCATACACATCGATGGTATTGACCCCGTACTCGAATGCCGCACGGATCATCTGCCTTCGCTCTTTTTCGAGCGGGATGAGTCCCGGCGGAATATGAGAGCCGAAGGTGAACTTCGATACCCTGATTCCCGTTTTGCCGACTTCACCCATCGGCATGGTCCCCGCGGGTGGTTTCGGCACGGTGACTGTGAGCATGTCCGGGTTGAACTCATGGAGCTTCGGCCTGATAACCTTACGCCGCGTGCCAAGGATGGAACACCCTCCGGCAACAAGGGAAATACCTCCCGCAGCCGCGCCGGATA from bacterium encodes:
- a CDS encoding aldo/keto reductase, with protein sequence MKRRSFLSGAAAGGISLVAGGCSILGTRRKVIRPKLHEFNPDMLTVTVPKPPAGTMPMGEVGKTGIRVSKFTFGSHIPPGLIPLEKERRQMIRAAFEYGVNTIDVYDNQYEAMPGHIEPFKNKVVLSTMGGRTEKRGAEEELEYILRLFRRDHIDLVRMHSHTPDRPNWPDWEVLFRLKEKGYIRAVGMPIHFKPELDTVLDTYPIDFVVFPYNFYHNIVYTGKFPGDYEPVARKLRDKGVGVITMKPFASEWFISHLIRAANEMEPESGASLPRAMLRYIINSGLKPDTTMAGMWTLNDVYDGMTAYFNPVMTVDEKRLLDKLRKYAKLTEDACLPDHYRFLDQWAPRQHAV